From the Lathyrus oleraceus cultivar Zhongwan6 chromosome 3, CAAS_Psat_ZW6_1.0, whole genome shotgun sequence genome, the window atttataaaataatatattGTTATATTAATTCTATCTTAGAGTAATTTTGGATTGCGTTTCATGTTCCCTTATATATCAGCATTTGTTTCCTTGTTTATTTTGGATCAAGAGTCAAGGCTTACTGAACTTTCTGCAATCATGTCTGAGATGTAAAAATATATTTGTTTTATTGATTAGCTATTTCATTAGAATTTATTTTTAAGtatattttaatatatttttatacTCTTAATTATAATAGTGTATTATAATTATGATTATTATTAGGTATTTCTATATTTACTGATGGATGGTTAAAATATCTTAATTAAATTAGATTAAAGGTATGGACAAAGCATGGACTAAACTCCCAAGACATTGGAAGACATATAGGAAAGGTGTTAGGTCTTTTTTAGATTTTGCGTATACCAAAGGAAGATCTCAAGGACGTGAAATTTCTTGTCCTTGTGCTCATTGTGCAAATTGTAAATGGGCAAGAAGACATGTGGTTCACGATCATTTAATAGCTGCAGGTTTTGTAGAAGGATATGATGTTTGGGTAAATCATGGAGAGGATATATCATCATCTATGACAATTAATAAGGACACAAAAGAGCAAGATAACTCACTTGATGACATTGATGGCTTATTGTATGACACATTTAGAAATGTGGTTGAAGAAGAGGAAAATAATGAAGGTCCCAATGAGGATGCGAGTAAGTTCTACAAGTTGATTAATGAGGCAAAACAAGAGCTATACCCTGGATGTGAAAGCTTTTCTACTCTATCGTTCATAATTCGTCTTTACTTGTTGAAGTGTTTGCATGGATGGAGCAATGCATCATTTACTTCCCTTTTAGAGTTATTGAAGGAAGCGATTCCAGATTTAAACATTCCTGAATCCTTTAACAAAACAAAGGCGATGATTGGTGATTTGGGTCTCgattacaaaaaaaaatcatgcTTGTCCAAATGATTGAATGTTATATTGAAAAGAACGTGAGAATGATAACTCTTGCAATATTTGTAAGGCTTCTCGATGGAAGGAGTTTCCTGAAGTGGAGAGTGAATCTTATGAGCATGCAAAATATGATCATAAAGTCCCTGCTAAGATTTTAAGACATTTTCCATTGATTCCACGATTTCAAAGGTTATTTATGTGTTCAAAGACAACAAATGAAATGAGGTGGCATGAAGAAGAACACTCAAAGGATGGAAAATTAAGGCATCCCGCGGATGGACAAGCATGGAAGGATTTTGATAAACTTCATCATGACTTTGCTTCTGAGCCTCGAAACATAAGATTTGGCTTATCAAGTGACGACTTCAATCCTTTTCGGACCATGAGCTTgtcacacagtacatggcctgtcATGATAGTAATATACAACTATCCTCCTTGATTATCCATGAAATCTGAATATACAATGTTGTCATTGTTGATTCCTGGGCCACAATCACCGGGGAACGACATTGATGTGTACCTTCAACCATTAATTGAGGAGTTAAAGAAGTTATGGGAATTAGGAGTAGATACATATGATGCCTCAAAAAATCAAACATTTAAAATTCGTGCAACCCTTCTATGGACTATTAGTGATTATCCTGGATACGCTATGTTATCAGGTTGGAGCACCAAAGGAAAGTTGGCATGTGCGTGTTGCAATCATAACACTGAGTCGTCGTATTTAAAGAACAACCACAAGATGTGCTACATGGGTCATCGTGTCTTTTTACCGATGAGTCATGCATGGAGGTCAAATAAAAGGTCCTTTAATGGAAGGAAAGAACTTAGGTTTGCACCTTCTTTGTTAAAAGGAACATAAATTATAGAAACCTTAAAAGATTTTGAGAATGAATTTGgtaaaaaaaagaagaagaaaagagatggTCCATGGAAGAAGAAGTCAATATTTTTTGAGTTACCTTATTGGGCTGAGAATACATTACGTCATAATCTTGATGTGATGCACattgaaaaaaatatatttgataaTATTATTGAGACTCTTTTAGACATACCAGGAAAGACAAAAGATCATGTTAATGCTCGTTATGATTTGAAAGATATGGGAATTAGAAAGAAGCTTCATCCAAAAGAGATTGGTGGAGGCCGTGCAGTGATTGCGAAATCTTGTTTTTCAATGAGTGCACATGAAAAGACTATTTTTTGTGGTGTTTTGAAGGCTGCCAAATTGCCAGATGGGACTGCATCAAACATTTCAAAGTGTGTGCATATTAGTAATAAGAAAGTATTTGGCTACAAGAGTCATGACGCACATTTCATGTTACATTACTTATTACAAGTAGCGGTAAGAGACACCTTGCCAAATGTAGTGGCTGAACCTCTAATTCGCTTAGGGTCATTTTTCCGCGCTTTGTGTAAAAAAGTTATCCAAGAGCAAGATTTGAATTTCTTAGAAGCTGAGATTGCAGATATTCTctgtcaaatggagatgatttTTCCTCCAAGTTTTTTTGATATAATGGTTCATCTGCCCATTCATTTGGCAAATGAAGTTAGATTGGGCGGTCCAGTTCAATTTCGATGGATGTATCCCACTAAAAGAAACTTATGTAAACTTAAAAGTTATGTTCGTAATAGAGCTCATCCCGAAGGATCTATTGCTGAGGCATATTTGGCTGAAGAAGCTTTGACTTTTTGCTTAAGATATTTGCATGATAATGTAGACACAAGGTTGAATAGAAAGAGTCAAAATTATGACAATAGTGATTTGTGTGATGTGGATTTAAGCGATTACTTTTCATGTATTGGTCGTTCTTTAGGTGGGAAGAAAAATGGTAAACCATTTTTTCTAGATTCAACTACAAAAGCCCAAGCCCATCGATACCTTTTGTTCAATTGTGATGAAGTTAACACATTCATCAGGTACCGTAATAGTTTAAGTTCATTTataaaacacacacacacacattaGTGTTATTTTCTAATAGATGACAAGTTATGTTTGTAAGGAGCATGATGATATTGTCAGTAGTCAAACTAAAGGATATAGGTGGGTCAAGGCCAAAACCCAAAGTCACGATATCAGTGAATGGTTTAAAACTCGAGCCTTGAaagatgatgtatcaattcaGCTACAAGATTTCTCTAGAGGTCCATGTGATACAACAAAGATGTTTTCAGGTTACCTCATTAATGGATATAGATTCCATACAATGAAACGAGATGCAAGACGCAAAACTCAAAATTCAGGTGTAACTTTGGTTTCATTGACTCCAAGTTTTGCAAGCTCTAAGGATGAAAATCCTAAGATAGAAGCTGTCACTTATTATGGAGCAATTGGAGATATAATTGAGTTAGACTATTACTCTCAATTCAGATTTGTGTTGTTTAAATGTGATTGGTTCGAGGTAGAAGAAGACAAATATGGGCTTACTTATGTATATTTCAACAAAAAAAGTTACCAAAATGATCCTTTTGTTCTGCCATCTCAAGTGCATCAATGTTTTTATGTCATGAAAACAGATCCTAGAGATTTATATAGTATGGGTGACCTATCAGATTCAATGGTCCAAGAATCTTATCAAAGTGATCCTTTTGATGGTGAACTTAATTGGGTTAGGGAAGATATACCTGGAACAATTGTTGATAAGCCTCCACCTTTTATGCAAGAGACAAGATATGAAGATGATTCTGATTTTGACAATATTGTGTTATGATAGTAAATTTCTATTTTATGATCTAACCTCATTTTATTTAAGACCAAgaaaatatttaatatttaatttattttgttaGTCATATTTGTATGTTATGTGTTATGATTTATCTTACATTATATTGTTTGATGTCAAAACAGGGACAACTGAGAAAAGAACACGTGGACCAACACGTTGTTTAAAAATATATGCAAGACATGTCAAAGACCGTCAAGAAGTTACTCTAGATGACTTTGGAGAGGCAATTGGACCTGATGACCAAACTGTTTATGACTTAGGCTATTTCCTTGGAACTATAGCAAGGAATGCAGATTTTTGTCCATTGATCTATACAAATTTCAAAGAGTTGCTTAAAGATGAAGCAGATCCTAAGTGTCATAATGATCGTATTTGGAAATATATTAATGTATGAAAAGTaaaatttcatattttttaaatgatCAAATATTTATCTACAATTGATGACaaatattgttttatttttgtaGACGAAGTTCAACATTCCTGAGAGGAAAAAAAGCAGTATTTTCTCGAATAAATGATGCTATGCTTGGAGATGGCACAAATACTCTATCAAGAGAGATCATTTCATAAAATACTCTAGTATGAAGGAAAGATTAAAGAACCATCCAAAGAGTATATCTGAATATCATTTCAAGAAATTGTTAGTGTATTGGAAAGATAATCATGTTCAGGTAAGTTATTTATTTTGCATTCAATATAGTAAGAAAAATGTTCAATTAAAATATTAGAATGGAAAAACAAAAGGGGTAAATCAAAGATGCACCATAGTTATACAATATCATAACATATCAATTTTCATCTTTTGGTTGGTTGGTTGCTCCATTATTTTCTTCTTTTTAAGCAAAATGATTCGAACAGTATGAAACACAGTTAAATTTCTTTGCATATTTAACATATTTTCTAGTTAGACAATTTCTAATTATGTTTAGTAGTAAATACAATATAGACATAATGAAACATAATTGCAACCCCATATTAGCATAATTTCTGCTTAGACATTCTTGTGCACATTTTCTTACTATCTTTATTAAATACTTACTACTCAATAAACTAATTCAATTTCTTTGCATGTAACATTGATTCTACTCGGTGAACTATTTTATGTATTGTAGGATGTTAGTAAAAAGAATGCAGGTAATAGGAGCAAGCAAAAGTTTATGCATCATGTAGGACCAACAAATTTTGCTAGAATTCATGCAAAATTGGTATGATATTTGTGTGTGATTATCAATAGAATAAGTTGTTTTTTCAATCTCTTATTAAgtagtattttttttaatatatgaATAATCATGTAGCGAGCAAAAAAGGATGGAGAAGAAGTCACACAAGCTGAAATGTTTATTGAAACTAGAAAAAGACGCAAGGGAAAACAAGTGGATGGGGAAACCCAATTTGCTATTGTAAGTTAAATTATAATATTCATTATAAATACACATGTggtttttaattttgtttaaaactaataatttaaaatattagGATAAACTTCAAGAATCTATTGAAAACTCAGTTGAAGCTGGAACACAAGCACTTCAATCATTGTTTGGAAAAGAAAAGCCCGGTAGAGTGAGATGTTATGGAAGAACTGTCACACCATCATTgttgaaaaaaaatgaagaaattTCTTTAATGAAAATGCAATATGATGGTAAGATTTCTGACGTGGCGCAAAAGATGGGAGCAATGGAGGCACTTTTGAAAAGCATGTATATGCAACAAAATCCACATTTAAGTGAAGAGGAAGTAGATGATAAGATGAGAGAAGCTTTGCACAATGATAATATTCCGACACCACGCTCATCGACATCAACATATGCTCCTACTCATCAAAAGGTACTATAATTGACATTAATAAAAATCAACATTTATTTTATTAAGTGTTGAGTTGTTATTTTATAGTtgtttaattttttaaatatgCGGTGTTAGTTGTATAAGTTACTCATTAAGTTAGTATATATTCATGCTAGCTAGGTTGAACATTGTGAACATATGTTACCATGCACATTTTCTTTATGTTTTTTAAAAATTATCATTGTATATTGGTTTAGATGGTAAGATTCATGTATAAATTTCATAGATTCGAGTTTGAATTCTAAGCGTGCAAACTTCGTTAGTGAGTAATATATAACTATCAATTGTTTGAATTGAATCATTATTGCATGGATGTTGAGTCATTTGAAGCCTTATATATGCCGCTTTGATTATTGTAACTTTGTTATTgaataatatataaaataaattcTTCATATTTATAGGTTAGAAACAAAGATGGTCCTCAATATGAACAAGATGATGATCTTCAAGATGACGATAATCTTCAATATGATCAAGATGATGATGATCTCCAATATGATCAAGATGATGATGATCTTCAATATGATCAAGATGATAATGATCTTCAATATGATAATTTTCAAGATGATGATTCTCATGAACCTTAACACAATGAATATGATAAAGACCGCCATTGATTTAAATATTGACGATTATGTTTTGTTTTATGGAGTTACATAAGCCAACTAGCTATAACTTATATTGCTTGgatttattttgaaaatatttgtaTTTTTTGCATTTCAAAGAGTTGATTACACTTCATCTTATTAATACTTCATATTTATATATGTTTTCAATTTATAAATGTGATTCTTctaataatattaaaaaataatcTATTAGAATAATGTGAAGGTATATGATCACAAATGTATCACCATATAAATGAACAGGAAAACTCTATACTAATTATATCTTTCAAAGTCTAAAGTGCACAACAAGAAAATTCTATACTAATTATATCTTTCAAAGTCTAACGTTATATATAAATGTGATTTGTTTTTCAATCTATAGACAACGCTTTGTATGCGTTGCTTATCAAAAACTGTAGTATATTCCTTTGTTTTAGGCGCGGTTATGTGTGTTGTGTAAATGAAATTATAGATTAAGCTACGGTTTACATCTGTTGGTTATTAATAACCGTTGTCTTTTCACATGTTTTGGGGACAGTTATTTTACGTTGCTACTTGAAAACCACAGCTTAAAAGTTCAACTAAAACCGTGGACTTTGATATTTAAGGCGATAATGTTCAGAATCCGTGGGTAGAAATCAAAAAACCGCACTCTAATGGAATAAGCAACGGCTGTTTATTCCACGCTTGATAAACCGTCCCCTAAAGCATTAAGCAACGGTTTTATACCTTTAAGGGGCAGTTTTTCGTTGTTGCATAAACCCATTTTTGTTGTAGTGCCAGATCAAGAGTGAACATCAACTCTTCCACTAAACCCCATAATTTCGCCATGTAGCTACTACATATACCCATATTTTTGACAAAATCTCCCATCCAACAATCCTCCTCATCTCTGATAAGACCACCACAACCCGCAACAACATCCTCTATGCAAACCCCATCAACATTAAACTTCACCCGACAAGAACTCGAACGAATCAACTTAATAAGTCTAGTCTCCTTGGTTCTCCAAACTACCCTATTATTCATATTCAATGCTTCACCGTATTCTTTCACTCGAACTGACACTTGCATACTAGCATTAAAAGGTCTAACAAAGTCCTATATATGCTTCTCTTTATTACGCCAGTACCAAAGAGAACGACAAACCATCACACAATAGGAACTCCAACCAATATTCTTCTTAGTACTCCAATTAACATTCAAATTGATCCAACCCTCCAGCTCCAGGTTGAAAAAAATCATGATGCACCTCCATTGGCACTTTGTTCACCCAAACTTCCATAGCACAAGGGCACTCACGAAACACATGCAACATAGTTTCACTAGTATGCCCATACAACTTATAATCAGCAACACCAAGACCTCTTCTACTCTTGCTTTGGTTAGTCAATAACATATCATGCTTCAACAACCAAACAAAGGATTTAATTCTCTCTAGAACTTTTTATCTCCAAATTTCCTTACAATCATGAGAAGTACTCTTGTCTTCATGCTGCACCAATAACTCATATAATTGTTTCACTGAACCACAATCAAGATTTTCATGCTCCATAGTAAAGTTATAAACGTCAACATCACCATTTAAGGGCTGAAAGTTGCTTAACTTGTCCAATATCCCTTGAGGCATCCATTGTTGTAGGATATGCAAATTCCACTGTCCATTCTCAGTCACTAGATCCCGCACCTGGGCTCTTCATAAGCTGTCTGGAATATCTTACACATGCTCTTTAACGCAGAAACCATCCTCTAACCAAATATCTTCCCAAGCATCAACTCTTTTTCCATCACCCATGTTTTATTTACCAAGCTTCATCAAGAATGTAATGTGTTTATTAATCGCCCTTCAAAGACTTGACCTCATGTTCTTCTTTGTATGATTTCTACATAAGTTAATCTCCTTGTAGATATCCCGATACATTTTACATCATAACTCCtcaaaattatttattaatttttagCTCAATTTGATAATGCATGCAATATTTATGGCTTGAATATCCCTAAGACCAAGGCCTCTTTGATCCTTTAATAAGGTAATTGTATTCTAACTGACAACCTGAAACTTCTTGTTTCTACTAGTATCATCCCAAATGAAACTTCGTTGCACTCTTTAAATCTCCTCAATGCAAGATTAGGAATTAAATTTGTCATCATTGGGTAAATCGGGATAGCCTCTAGAACACTTTTTGCAAGAATAGTTTGGCCTGACAGAAAGAACGAATAGTTTGATAAACTTCTGTATATTATTAGAATGCAAATTTTGGACTTTATACATACAAAAAAAACTTTAGCTATTCTACTAATTAAGATAAATAGTAAATACTCTTAATTTTCCCACTGTCTCTTAACCTTCCAAATCTCTCCATTAACTTATTATTAAAACCCACTAACTCTAGCATTTAAGTTTATTCAACAAAACTCCTCTGTAAACTTAAATGTTTCTTCTATTCATCATGCCTATCAATTTCTTCTTCTCTTCTCCAGCTTTCATGTACCCGAGTGGTTGTTCGACATAGACTTCTTCTTCTAGTACACCATTCAGAAAagctgttttgacatccatttgaaatattggccatttgaattgagcagcttgagatatgagtagtcgaattgtctccattcttgcaacaggtgcaaataCTTCGTCATAATCAACTCCTGCTTTCTGTTTGTATCCCTTCGCAACAAGTCTCGCTTTGTATCGTTCTATTTCTCCTTGAGCATTCATCTTTTTCTTAAATACCCACTTTACACCAATGGGTTGACTACCTTTTGGCAATTCAACTAGCTCCCAAGTGTTGTTGTGGATAATCGGCCTCATCTCTTCGTCCATGGCACTTTTCCACTTCTTGTCTCGTACTGCTTCTTCAAAACTGATGTTTTCAGCATCTGCCAAGAGACATACAAGGTGCACTTCACTTGTCGAATCATACAGATCTTGCAAACTTCGCATTCTGGGTTGTGTAGGTGCATCTTCATCGTCAGAATCTTCAAGTTTTGTCGAAATGTTTGATGGTACAGCGACAAATGGTTCTTCAACTTCGACAACAGCTTCTGTCGAACTGTTCCAGTCCCACTTACTTGCTTCGTTTATTCGAACGTCTCTACTCACTATCACCTTCTTTCTTATGGGATCAAATAGCTTGTACCCTTTTGTTTTCTCATCATACCCAATGAGTATGTATTTCTGACTTTTGTCTTCAAGTTTCGTTCTTCGTTGATCTGGTACGTGTGCATAAGCAACACTTCCAAATACTTTGAGATGAGAGACTGTTGGATTCTGTCCGCTCCACGCTTCTTGTGGTGTTTGATCTTCTAACTTTGAATGTGGACATCGATTTTGAACATAAATGGCCCATTgtacagcttctgcccaaaattcctttggcatgttcttgcttttaagcattgatcgaaccatgtcaaggactgttcgattcttcctttcagccaccccattttgttgaggtgagtatgctgcagttagaaatctccttataccctgctcttcacaatacttcataaaagttgtcgaagtatactcaccacctctatctgatcgaactgctttaatgtgtctgtcggtctccttctccaccattactttgaaccttttgaacacctcgaatgcttcagatttttctttcaagaaataaacccatgtcTTCCGTGAGTAATCGTCGATAAAGGAAATAAAGTACCTTTTGCCACTGAAAGATTCTGGCGTGATTGACCCACATATGTCggtgtgaatcaaatcaaggatatgcttagcttgatattctgccttcttttgaaatgaagttcttgtttgtttgctcagcacacattcttcacagaaCTTTCCTTCATAATCCATGTCTGGTAGTCCATGCACCATGTTCTTTTTCGCCAACCTTCTTAAACCAGCATGATGTAGATGACCAAAGCGTAGATGCCATAGTGACGCTTTGTCTTCGACACTTACTTGTAAACATTTTTCTCGAACGTTTATCAGATTCAGTTTGTACATTCGATTTCTCTCCATTTCGACACGAGCAATCAGATGTCCCAGCTTGTCCTTCAAATACAGTATCCGTTCTTTCATCAGTATCGAATAACCTTTTTCTGTAAGTTGTCCCAAACTCAAGATGTTGGTCTTAAGATTTGGTACATAATAAACATCTTGAATTGATCCAATCAACCCATCTTTCTGCAGGTAACGAATCGTTCCTTTGCCTTCGACCTTCACTTTCGATGCATCTCCGAAAGACACATTTCCATCTTCAATCTTTCTCATTTCTTTAAACAGGTGTTTGTGACCACACATATGGTTACTTGCTCCTGAGTCAAGATACCAAACGTTGTCATTTGTGTTGATCTCATTTTGAGCCATCAACAGAAAACCTTCATTTGCTTCAGCTTCCAAAGTTAGATTGGTTGTTTCTTCTACCTTCTTTTCGATTCGACAATCTTTTGCAAGATGTCCCACTTTATCACAGTTATGGAATTTGAATGAGTTGCAATCCTTCGCATAATGGCCATACTTCCCACACTTGTAGCATTCAAAGTTGGAATGGTTCGACCTACCACCTCTTTGACCACGTCCTCTGCCACGCCAATTTTGCTGGATCGACTGTCCTCTGTCGAAGTTGCTGCCTCTACCACTTCGACCACTGTCACGTCCTCCACGACCACGTCCTCTTCCTCGAAAGTTTTGAGAAAAGAGTACCTTTTCGTCTTTGATTTGCTCCTTGGTTTGATTTGCATCCTCTActccttcttccttctttttcatcttaCGTTGTTCGTGTGCTTCGAGGGAACCAGCGAGCTCTTCGACTGCGAGCGTCGAAAGGTCCTTCGACTCTTCTATTGCACACACAATATTCTCAAACTTATCTGTTAAAGATCTCAAGATCTTTTCGACAACTCGTGCATCAGTGACTGTTTCGCCATTTCTGGTAAGTTGGTTCACCACCTTTTGTACACGCGTGATGTAGTCAGATACATTTTCTGACTCCTTCATCTGCATCCTCTCCAATTCGCCACGAAGTGTTTGGAGTCGAACTTGCTTTACTCGATCTGCTCCTTTGAACACTTTCTCCAGTGTGTCCCACGCTTCTTTCGACGTAGTCGAACCGGCAATCTTTTCGAAGCCTGATTCATCAACAGCCCTAAACAGCATGTAAAGTGCCGTTTTATCCTTCGATCGCGTCTCTTTCAACGCCTTGTTTTGAGCTGCCGTATATCCCTCAGTATCTGTTGGTTCTTCAAACCCATCTTTGGTCACCTCCCACGCGTCTAGAGATCCGAGAAGAGCTTTCATCTGGATACTCCAGTTTTCGTAATTCAACTTCGTTAGCCATGGCAACGACATTTGATTCATCATATTTGCCATTAGCTCTGATGCCAATTTGACAGAAAGAACGAATAGTTTGATAAACTTCTGTATATTATTAGAATGCAAATTTTGGACTTTATACATACAAAAAAACTTTAGCTATTCTACTAATTAAGATAAATAGTAAATACTCTTAATTTTCCCACTGTCTCTTAACCTTCCAAATCTCTCCATTAACTTATTATTAAAACCCACTAACTCTAGCATTTAAGTTTATTCAACATGGCCAACAAACAACAACGAGTTCACTTTCCAATTCGAAAGTCTCGTAGCAACCTGATCAATTATGTACTGAAAGTCATCTCTTCGTATATTCTTTCCACTCAAAGGGACCCCTAAGTATTTATCGAACTTATTGGTATTTCTGAACTTGGATATATATTCAGATGCTTTTGCCTTAAACACTTGGTGACATTCTTAGAGAAAAGAATGCTAGACTTATCTTCACTAACTTCCTGACCAGATAAGCTACATAATTTTTAAAGGGTCTCCATAACACAAAACATTTGCTCCTCTATTGTTTCTCCGAACAAGAATAAGTCATCTGCAAACATTAGATGAGAAATTCTAGGACAAAGTGAGCCCATCTTAACTGCTTCCCACTTCCCACTGCTAGCCTTTTGCTCTATAAGATGGGGAAGTTTATCCATCCATATCACGAAAAGGTAGGGTAAAATGGGATCCCATTGACGAATTCCTTGTTACGGCCGAAAGAATTCACCATGTTCTCCATACCAAATCACATTGATCTCAGCATTGGTAATCGTATGCATGATATTGATCAACTCAGCTGGAATACTAGCTTCGATGAGGACTTTCCAAATTCATTCTTATCTTATCTTATCTTATCAAATGCCTTGGCTAGGTCTATTTTGACAGCAAAGATacctttttttcctttcttttggTGAATAATACGCATAGCCTCTTTTGCACAAGGAAATGGGACGGAAGTCAGTGACAAGTTAAAGATGATCTATCTTTGGGATCAAACAAATATTTGTTTGATTAATATAAG encodes:
- the LOC127130179 gene encoding uncharacterized protein LOC127130179; the encoded protein is MLSLLIPGPQSPGNDIDVYLQPLIEELKKLWELGVDTYDASKNQTFKIRATLLWTISDYPGYAMLSETLKDFENEFGKKKKKKRDGPWKKKSIFFELPYWAENTLRHNLDVMHIEKNIFDNIIETLLDIPGKTKDHVNARYDLKDMGIRKKLHPKEIGGGRAVIAKSCFSMSAHEKTIFCGVLKAAKLPDGTASNISKCVHISNKKVFGYKSHDAHFMLHYLLQVAVRDTLPNVVAEPLIRLGSFFRALCKKVIQEQDLNFLEAEIADILCQMEMIFPPSFFDIMVHLPIHLANEVRLGGPVQFRWMYPTKRNLCKLKSYVRNRAHPEGSIAEAYLAEEALTFCLRYLHDNVDTRLNRKSQNYDNSDLCDVDLSDYFSCIGRSLGGKKNGKPFFLDSTTKAQAHRYLLFNCDEEHDDIVSSQTKGYRWVKAKTQSHDISEWFKTRALKDDVSIQLQDFSRGPCDTTKMFSGYLINGYRFHTMKRDARRKTQNSGVTLVSLTPSFASSKDENPKIEAVTYYGAIGDIIELDYYSQFRFVLFKCDWFEVEEDKYGLTYVYFNKKSYQNDPFVLPSQVHQCFYVMKTDPRDLYSMGDLSDSMVQESYQSDPFDGELNWVREDIPGTIVDKPPPFMQETRYEDDSDFDNIVL